One genomic window of Branchiostoma floridae strain S238N-H82 chromosome 4, Bfl_VNyyK, whole genome shotgun sequence includes the following:
- the LOC118415019 gene encoding ADP-ribosylation factor 2-like — protein sequence MGLYMGKLIAKLFGQQEVRILMLGLDAAGKTTTLYRLKLGEVVTTIPTIGFNVETIEHKNVKFTSWDVGGRDKARPLWRHYYQNTDAIIIVLDSNDRERLPEMRQEIGMYLKEDELRNCLFLILANKQDLSNALPPNVIREKLELDTLLRGRHWHLQPASAKEGHGLYEGLDWLAAKLASKEAHNYVTQSVVEAKDDAVAITKANPIKSVVRYFKSWWGNVGQATAT from the exons ATGGGACTGTACATGGGAAAACTTATCGCAAAATTGTTCGGACAACAAGAGGTCAGGATTCTTATGTTAG GTTTGGACGCAGCCGGAAAGACTACAACCCTGTATAGACTGAAGCTTGGTGAGGTTGTCACCACCATACCAACCATAG GGTTCAATGTGGAGACAATCGAACACAAGAACGTCAAGTTCACCTCTTGGGACGTGGGAGGACGTGATAAAGCC AGACCTTTGTGGCGTCACTATTACCAAAACACGGACGCCATCATCATTGTGTTGGACAGCAACGACAGGGAACGGCTACCGGAAATGCGTCAGGAGATAGGAATGTACCTAAAGGAGGATGAACTGCGGAACTGCCTCTTTTTGATTCTTGCTAACAAACAG GACCTGTCAAACGCTCTACCTCCTAACGTCATCAGAGAGAAGTTGGAGTTGGACACATTGCTGAGAGGCCGCCACTGGC ACCTTCAGCCAGCCTCGGCTAAGGAGGGACACGGTCTGTACGAGGGACTAGACTGGCTGGCCGCCAAACTCGCTTCTAAAGAGGCACACAATTACGTCACGCAGTCGGTAGTGGAGGCGAAGGACGATGCTGTCGCGATAACCAAGGCCAACCCCATCAAATCGGTAGTGAGGTACTTCAAGTCCTGGTGGGGCAACGTGGGACAGGCGACGGCTACATGA
- the LOC118414230 gene encoding band 7 protein AGAP004871-like produces MATNMQPEIQQLPPQQQQPGVPMQQLPPSGIEMPAENPDWKAGQHHKDDGYDDGGRTMEEYDSGCIPVFISFIIALIFFPIAICTCIKIVQEYERAVIFRLGKIIGGGAKGPGIVIVWPCIDEYKTVDLRTKAVNVAPQSILTRDSVSVTVDAVVYYRVSDAILSVAKVENVDQSTSLLAQSAIRDALGTKTLAEILSTRDETVARLQTQLDGATDRWGVKVERVEIKDVRLPPQLQRAMAAEAEAGREARAKVIIAEGEMRAAKALQQASEVISDSEQALQLRYLQTMHQVSSEKNSTILFPLPIDMGLIHYSTAAKTKQA; encoded by the exons ATGGCGACAAATATGCAACCAGAAATTCAGCAACTACCACCgcaacaacaacagccaggCGTGCCCATGCAACAACTACCGCCGTCAGGAATTGAAATGCCGGCGGAGAACCCCGATTGGAAGGCCGGCCAACACCACAAAGACGACGGTTACGACGACGGTGGAAGGACCATGGAGGAATACGACTCCGGTTGCATCCCAGTGTTCATTTCCTTCATCATCGCTCTCATATTTTTCCCCATCGCGATATGCACTTGCATCAAGATAGTCCAGGAGTACGAGAGGGCGGTGATCTTCCGACTGGGAAAAATCATAGGAGGCGGGGCCAAGGGGCCTGGCATTGTCATCGTTTGGCCGTGCATTGACGAGTACAAGACCGTGGATCTCCGCACGAAGGCCGTTAACGTGGCTCCACAGTCCATCCTGACCAGGGACAGCGTGTCTGTGACCGTGGACGCGGTGGTCTACTACCGGGTGAGCGACGCGATCCTCTCGGTGGCAAAGGTGGAGAACGTCGACCAGTCCACCAGCCTGCTCGCCCAGTCAGCCATCCGGGACGCACTCGGCACCAAGACGCTCGCCGAGATCCTATCAACTCGGGACGAGACG GTCGCCAGGTTGCAGACTCAGCTAGATGGCGCTACTGACCGCTGGGGAGTCAAGGTGGAACGGGTGGAGATCAAGGATGTCCGCCTCCCGCCGCAGCTGCAGCGAGCCATGGCCGCAGAGGCCGAGGCCGGCCGCGAGGCCCGCGCTAAGGTCATCATCGCCGAGGGCGAGATGAGAGCCGCGAAAGCACTCCAGCAGGCCTCGGAGGTCATATCGGACTCGGAGCAGGCGCTACAGCTCCGCTACCTTCAGACCATGCACCAGGTATCCAGCGAGAAGAACTCCACCATTCTCTTCCCCCTGCCCATTGATATGGGCTTGATACACTACTCCACTGCTGCAAAGACTAAGCAGGCATAG
- the LOC118413729 gene encoding E3 ubiquitin-protein ligase TRIM56-like, which yields METATWTEEATDDSLKCTICDDTFKNPKVLPCSHNFCRECLRVWIGPEESDVNGRDTFPCPRCRQPVPIPEHGVDGLKDNIFLANLVKAVAAHTKGRHGKDDILCTSCEEGKPATSRCSECAEFLCESCESAHRHLRDTKGHTLFTFEELKAGKYDDVFRGRKAPPCSKHPGEIVKLYCRTCETPICFECASFEHRDSRHNYTRIEEVASERREAMLDLTPQCQARIAFFHKTEEAQKRLKKQLQLNAEGARQNVQTQLTLVKEECERLQTCINAEETAKKQQIDAEIEGAQISLARAKSTCEFAETLAREGGDYEVVSCSQDMTTRLNDFTKPWPPAVTVDSELANINVDYSTLNQTLTKHSQQYHQSTSDNKETFANNTEVRKSTSGVPADQVVSPKLPQPRRDNIMTRSRKRSKALARQQKEATSERENALTRPMKETRSRAVPASNTRKRGLSTASDSSPPASQKKACGTHVDGDTTI from the coding sequence ATGGAGACTGCCACTTGGACGGAAGAAGCCACAGACGACTCACTGAAGTGTACGATCTGTGACGATACCTTTAAGAATCCGAAGGTTCTTCCCTGCTCTCACAACTTCTGTCGGGAATGTCTGCGGGTATGGATCGGCCCGGAGGAATCTGACGTGAACGGTCGCGACACATTTCCCTGTCCTAGATGTCGACAACCAGTCCCAATCCCCGAACATGGCGTCGATGGTCTTAAGGACAACATCTTTCTGGCTAACTTGGTGAAAGCTGTGGCAGCGCATACAAAGGGTCGCCACGGTaaagatgacatcctctgcaccAGTTGTGAGGAAGGGAAGCCCGCCACGTCCCGGTGTTCGGAGTGTGCGGAGTTTCTGTGTGAGAGTTGTGAATCGGCACACCGTCATCTGAGAGATACCAAGGGCCACACGCTCTTCACTTTTGAGGAACTTAAAGCGGGAAAATATGACGATGTCTTCAGGGGTAGAAAAGCTCCACCGTGCTCCAAACATCCAGGAGAAATTGTGAAGCTCTACTGTAGGACCTGTGAGACCCCAATATGCTTCGAATGTGCCTCGTTTGAACACAGGGACTCACGGCACAACTACACGCGCATAGAAGAGGTGGCTTCAGAGAGGAGAGAGGCAATGTTAGATCTCACACCACAGTGCCAGGCTCGAATAGCGTTTTTTCACAAGACGGAAGAAGCACAAAAACGCTTGAAGAAACAGCTTCAGCTGAACGCAGAAGGAGCTCGTCAGAACGTACAAACACAACTCACTCTAGTCAAAGAAGAATGCGAACGGCTACAGACCTGTATTAATGCAGAAGAAACAGCCAAAAAGCAACAGATTGATGCAGAGATAGAGGGAGCACAGATCAGTTTGGCAAGAGCCAAGAGCACATGCGAGTTTGCAGAGACTCTAGCTCGGGAGGGCGGCGACTACGAAGTTGTATCTTGCTCACAGGATATGACAACGAGACTGAACGACTTTACTAAACCATGGCCACCTGCAGTCACAGTGGACTCTGAACTTGCAAACATAAACGTTGATTACTCAACTCTAAACCAAACGTTGACAAAACACAGCCAACAATACCATCAGTCCACTTCCGACAACAAAGAAACTTTCGCCAACAACACTGAGGTCAGAAAGAGTACCTCCGGGGTACCAGCTGATCAGGTTGTCAGTCCGAAGTTACCACAGCCAAGACGTGACAACATCATGACCAGGAGCCGAAAACGATCTAAGGCCCTCGCTCGGCAGCAGAAGGAGGCAACCAGCGAACGAGAGAACGCCCTGACGAGGCCGATGAAGGAGACGAGGAGCCGTGCGGTTCCAGCCAGCAACACGAGGAAGAGAGGGCTGAGTACGGCCAGCGATTCTAGTCCTCCGGCATCGCAGAAGAAGGCGTGCGGAACACATGTGGACGGGGACACCACCATCTGA